The Campylobacter sp. CN_NE2 genome contains a region encoding:
- a CDS encoding ABC transporter substrate-binding protein, whose translation MKKNILVSVFLACVLGAKNLVVLDPAAVEILYMLEAESQISAISSTTMSKIYPEEKTANLPSVGTYIKPNLEKIVELNPDLIITSFHSANAGNDLKNLNFPSMELKADSLNQICQNTKKLGEITDKSQKADELCAGMEKIFENKTALKDKSAIAFFSANPMMAFTDTTLPGDIIAKFGMKNLASSLQGSTPIISSEFILSQNPDFIIMVGLNSDLDSFLKNNPILSQSKAVKNGKFIVVPSTILRGSPRISILIEQIYGELTK comes from the coding sequence ATGAAAAAAAATATCCTAGTTTCAGTTTTTCTTGCCTGTGTTTTAGGGGCAAAAAATTTAGTCGTGCTTGATCCTGCGGCAGTGGAAATTTTATATATGCTTGAAGCAGAAAGCCAAATTTCAGCCATTTCAAGCACAACGATGTCAAAAATTTACCCAGAAGAAAAAACGGCAAATTTGCCAAGCGTAGGAACTTACATAAAGCCAAATTTGGAAAAAATCGTTGAACTCAATCCCGATTTAATCATCACTAGTTTTCACTCGGCAAATGCAGGAAATGATTTGAAAAATCTAAATTTTCCCTCAATGGAGCTAAAAGCCGACAGTCTAAATCAAATTTGCCAAAATACAAAAAAGCTCGGCGAAATCACAGATAAAAGTCAAAAAGCAGACGAGCTTTGTGCGGGTATGGAAAAAATCTTTGAAAATAAAACAGCTTTAAAAGATAAAAGTGCGATTGCCTTTTTTTCGGCAAATCCGATGATGGCTTTTACTGATACGACCTTGCCCGGTGATATTATCGCTAAATTTGGTATGAAAAATCTTGCAAGCTCACTTCAAGGCTCTACGCCGATAATTTCGAGCGAATTTATACTTTCGCAAAATCCCGATTTTATCATTATGGTTGGCTTAAATTCGGACTTGGATAGCTTTTTAAAAAATAATCCCATTTTATCTCAAAGCAAAGCCGTAAAAAACGGTAAATTTATAGTCGTTCCTAGCACGATACTGCGCGGAAGCCCTAGAATTAGCATTTTAATAGAGCAAATTTATGGAGAGCTTACAAAATGA
- a CDS encoding sugar transferase, with product MKKQISVLTLLVCDIFCIFLSLLAAVWIRNLVEIPNFPNSPQYYSNYVNFYFIYFVLIFSFIYNGIYTKRYDFWHESLLIFRSCVFACVLVFCYLALNKNITNSRMAMILSFAIMAFLIPTSKFFIKKLLYKAGFWQKKVKVINGTREFRREIFKNTYLGYKLTRGNDYETIFIQNRNNITLDKLDRLVEENILTHKEVVFTPALEGYDYSNGEIFSLFNSRTNLFMLENSLLKPINRITKRLFDISMIILAMPLLVPIFAIVIVAMKINEPKGSIFFSHPRMGRYGKTFGCLKFRSMRENCDEMFKKYLEENPQEIEYYQKYHKYENDIRITKLGNFLRKTSIDELPQLINVLKGDMSIVGPRPVLAKEFEMGDATVYERDIVLMVRPGVTGLAQINDREKSEFGDRVKMNIWYVKNWTLYMDFVIILKTIKLVLFRESAS from the coding sequence ATGAAAAAACAAATTTCAGTTTTGACTCTGCTTGTGTGTGATATTTTTTGCATATTTTTATCGCTTTTGGCTGCTGTTTGGATACGAAATTTAGTCGAAATTCCAAATTTTCCAAATTCACCGCAGTATTATTCAAACTATGTAAATTTTTATTTTATCTATTTTGTTTTGATATTTTCTTTCATTTACAACGGAATTTACACAAAAAGATACGACTTTTGGCATGAAAGTTTGCTGATTTTTCGCTCGTGCGTTTTTGCTTGTGTTTTGGTATTTTGCTATTTAGCTTTGAATAAAAATATAACAAATTCTCGTATGGCAATGATTTTAAGCTTTGCTATTATGGCTTTTTTGATACCGACTTCTAAATTTTTTATAAAAAAACTGCTTTATAAAGCCGGTTTTTGGCAAAAAAAGGTAAAAGTCATAAACGGCACACGCGAATTTAGACGAGAAATTTTTAAAAATACATACTTGGGTTACAAGCTTACTCGCGGGAACGACTACGAAACGATTTTTATCCAAAATCGCAACAACATAACGCTAGATAAGCTAGATCGGCTTGTAGAGGAAAATATCTTAACACATAAAGAAGTGGTTTTCACCCCTGCTTTGGAAGGTTATGACTACTCAAATGGCGAAATTTTCAGCCTTTTTAACTCTCGCACGAATTTATTTATGCTAGAAAATTCGCTTTTAAAGCCGATAAATAGGATTACAAAGCGTCTTTTTGATATTTCTATGATAATCCTTGCTATGCCTTTGCTTGTGCCGATTTTCGCTATCGTAATTGTGGCGATGAAAATAAATGAACCAAAAGGAAGCATTTTTTTCTCTCACCCTAGAATGGGCAGATATGGCAAGACTTTTGGTTGTTTGAAATTTCGCTCGATGAGAGAAAATTGCGATGAAATGTTTAAAAAATACCTTGAAGAAAATCCGCAAGAAATCGAGTATTATCAAAAATATCACAAATATGAAAACGATATTCGCATAACAAAACTTGGAAATTTTTTGCGTAAAACTTCAATAGACGAACTCCCGCAACTCATAAATGTCCTAAAAGGCGATATGAGCATCGTTGGTCCTCGCCCTGTGTTAGCCAAAGAGTTTGAGATGGGAGATGCGACGGTGTATGAAAGAGACATTGTTTTGATGGTTCGACCAGGTGTCACCGGACTAGCCCAAATCAACGATAGAGAAAAATCAGAATTTGGCGATAGAGTAAAAATGAATATCTGGTATGTCAAAAACTGGACACTTTATATGGATTTCGTTATTATTTTAAAAACGATTAAACTTGTTTTATTTAGGGAAAGTGCAAGTTAA
- a CDS encoding Wzz/FepE/Etk N-terminal domain-containing protein, whose protein sequence is MSENLMNSANLQNDEIDIFELLGKIWKGKFSIAMITLAFFALGVLYTIIATPWYSAKARISVPYYKNISENKKELFANADMIINKIQSKYIDALKGQPKESAFVEKIAPAKMSGTKNNLSDFFDIEVMGKSNDDAVALINQIVKEEQEIYKSNISLQESRIKNALYNADVKIKTLQNSLKNSEIQISHIQNMQLPKLENRIRQIEEIFMPNKDKEIANLQNIVLPNDKKAYDELINNVIPKLDAEIQSIEKELKNPNLNQNNAIVLKERLNDLRNRYMSATTTTKQKFEHDLHDSEFVKIPNLLKDKENLLVSQTDLQNQIQTKNDDIVKIQNSIDEKKDEISKLENQKEILKASLEKQNLSNVIIKDDIIITSKSPVKPKKLLIVAIATFLGGILGVFWVLLKSEIQARKNLKA, encoded by the coding sequence ATGAGTGAAAATTTAATGAATTCAGCCAATTTGCAAAACGATGAAATCGATATTTTCGAGTTACTAGGCAAAATTTGGAAAGGCAAATTTAGCATTGCTATGATTACACTAGCGTTTTTCGCGTTAGGTGTTTTATATACCATAATCGCCACGCCGTGGTATAGTGCAAAGGCTAGAATTTCGGTGCCTTACTACAAAAATATAAGTGAAAACAAAAAAGAGCTTTTTGCTAATGCGGATATGATAATAAATAAAATTCAAAGCAAATATATCGACGCTCTTAAAGGTCAGCCAAAAGAGAGTGCATTTGTAGAAAAGATAGCCCCTGCTAAAATGAGCGGCACAAAAAACAACCTAAGCGATTTTTTTGATATAGAAGTTATGGGCAAAAGTAACGACGATGCTGTCGCTTTGATAAATCAAATCGTTAAAGAAGAGCAAGAAATTTATAAATCAAACATATCTTTGCAAGAAAGTCGCATTAAAAACGCTCTTTATAATGCAGATGTGAAAATAAAAACTTTGCAAAATAGTCTAAAAAATAGCGAAATTCAAATAAGCCATATCCAAAATATGCAGCTTCCAAAACTTGAAAATCGCATAAGACAGATAGAAGAAATTTTTATGCCAAACAAAGACAAGGAAATAGCAAATTTACAAAATATAGTCTTGCCAAATGACAAAAAAGCTTATGATGAGCTTATAAATAATGTAATTCCGAAACTGGACGCAGAAATTCAAAGCATAGAAAAAGAGCTAAAAAATCCAAATTTAAATCAAAATAACGCAATAGTTCTAAAAGAGCGACTAAATGATTTGCGAAATCGCTATATGAGTGCGACCACGACGACAAAACAAAAATTTGAGCACGATTTGCACGATAGTGAATTTGTAAAAATTCCTAATCTTTTGAAAGATAAAGAAAATTTGCTTGTATCACAAACGGATTTGCAAAATCAAATTCAGACTAAAAACGACGATATAGTTAAAATTCAAAACTCCATAGATGAGAAAAAAGATGAAATTTCAAAACTAGAAAATCAAAAAGAGATTTTAAAGGCGAGTTTAGAAAAACAAAATTTAAGCAATGTCATCATAAAAGATGACATTATCATAACTAGCAAATCCCCTGTGAAGCCTAAAAAACTTTTAATCGTAGCAATCGCTACATTTTTAGGTGGCATTTTGGGTGTATTTTGGGTTTTGCTAAAAAGCGAAATTCAAGCGAGAAAAAATCTAAAAGCCTAA
- a CDS encoding ABC transporter ATP-binding protein produces the protein MSVCVKDLKFGYGANLTLDGVNLELKKGEFVGILGPNGCGKSTLLKNIMRILDLKSGYIEVVQKNLKEYSLKELAKILGFVPQKTALSVPLSVEEILLMGRFCHLKSEFSGYEKQDYEKVSEVMELLDISKFAKRNAYELSGGEFGRVLIARALVSDPQILLLDEPTSALDLNYALNIMKICKKLTKELNLLSVMVIHDLNLAALFCDKVFMLRSGKIRYQGSPKELYTKEILREIYDLECEILYHKNDPFIVLSKD, from the coding sequence ATGAGCGTTTGCGTTAAGGATTTGAAATTTGGATACGGCGCAAATTTAACACTTGATGGCGTAAATTTGGAGCTAAAAAAAGGCGAATTTGTGGGAATTCTAGGACCAAATGGCTGCGGTAAATCAACGCTTTTAAAAAACATAATGCGAATTTTGGATTTAAAAAGCGGTTATATCGAAGTAGTACAGAAAAATTTAAAAGAGTATAGCCTAAAAGAGTTAGCCAAAATTTTGGGCTTTGTTCCGCAAAAAACAGCATTAAGTGTGCCACTTAGTGTGGAAGAAATTTTGCTTATGGGGAGATTTTGTCATTTAAAAAGCGAATTTAGTGGTTATGAAAAGCAAGATTACGAAAAAGTTAGCGAAGTTATGGAGCTTTTAGATATTTCTAAATTTGCAAAGCGAAATGCTTATGAGCTAAGCGGTGGTGAATTTGGGCGAGTTTTGATCGCAAGAGCGTTAGTTAGCGATCCGCAAATTTTGCTTTTAGATGAGCCAACGAGCGCACTTGATTTAAATTATGCATTAAACATTATGAAAATTTGCAAAAAACTAACTAAGGAGCTAAATTTATTAAGTGTTATGGTTATTCATGATTTAAATTTAGCGGCACTTTTTTGCGATAAAGTTTTTATGCTACGAAGTGGCAAAATTCGCTATCAAGGTAGTCCAAAAGAGCTTTACACAAAAGAAATTTTGCGTGAAATTTACGATTTAGAGTGCGAAATTTTATATCACAAAAACGATCCATTTATCGTTTTATCAAAGGATTGA
- a CDS encoding radical SAM protein, whose translation MNGEKNGLNLANLPQDIREKLEKSGMDLENLPKAMLEKLQKMSSHSGGKEINMDNENPFKERIKTHHNERIFPPVLADENELFKALNSPSGSEDCVIYFHIPFCDNICSFCSMNRTKLADELDSYTEFLLGEIAKFGKTEYLKSKKIKSIYFGGGTPTTLKENHFERIFAAIFEKFSVDETCEISLESTLHNLSVEKIKFLQNIGVNRFSIGIQTFSDHGRKFLNRVYNGKGAIKKLANLRENFDGLLCTDIIYNYPNQSLDDVKFDAKQILGLNIDSTSFYSLMYFDGAKLSKDGKEFEYDLQTDLNLHNEFAKTLLESGEFELLELTKLARKNRDTYEYIRHTHKGTDILPLGNGAGGKIAGFGMFGMAGRKMISKISPKQAEFEKLCNLFQYDCLDLSEFKNLSEQTCNELFEFLKKCENLGLAELFCGKFRLNLNGVFWGNNIAVNCANIIKKEFIK comes from the coding sequence ATGAACGGCGAAAAAAACGGCTTAAATTTGGCAAATTTACCACAAGATATTCGTGAAAAACTTGAAAAAAGCGGTATGGATTTAGAAAATTTGCCAAAAGCCATGCTAGAAAAACTACAAAAAATGTCTTCGCATAGTGGCGGCAAAGAGATAAACATGGATAATGAAAATCCGTTTAAAGAGCGCATAAAAACGCACCATAATGAGCGAATTTTTCCGCCTGTGCTAGCAGACGAAAATGAGCTATTTAAAGCGTTAAATTCGCCAAGTGGCAGCGAAGATTGCGTGATTTATTTTCATATACCATTTTGTGACAATATCTGCTCGTTTTGTTCGATGAATCGCACGAAGTTAGCTGACGAACTTGATAGTTACACTGAATTTTTACTCGGCGAAATCGCTAAATTCGGCAAGACGGAGTATCTAAAAAGTAAAAAAATCAAAAGTATTTATTTTGGCGGTGGCACACCGACAACGCTAAAAGAAAACCATTTTGAGCGAATTTTCGCTGCGATTTTTGAGAAATTTAGCGTCGATGAAACCTGCGAAATCAGTTTAGAAAGCACTTTGCATAATCTAAGCGTAGAGAAAATAAAATTTTTACAAAATATCGGCGTAAATCGTTTTAGCATAGGGATTCAAACTTTTAGCGATCACGGACGAAAGTTTTTAAACCGCGTTTATAACGGCAAAGGAGCGATTAAAAAACTAGCAAATTTGCGTGAGAATTTTGACGGACTTCTTTGCACCGATATAATCTACAACTATCCAAATCAAAGCTTAGACGATGTTAAATTTGATGCAAAGCAAATTTTGGGTTTAAATATCGATAGCACGAGCTTTTACTCGCTTATGTATTTTGACGGCGCAAAGCTTTCAAAAGACGGCAAAGAATTTGAGTATGATTTGCAAACCGATTTAAATTTGCATAACGAATTTGCAAAAACTCTGCTTGAAAGTGGGGAATTTGAGCTTTTGGAGCTTACAAAACTTGCTAGAAAAAATCGCGATACTTACGAATATATTCGCCATACGCACAAAGGCACGGATATTTTGCCTTTGGGAAATGGCGCAGGTGGTAAGATAGCTGGTTTTGGTATGTTTGGTATGGCAGGGCGAAAAATGATAAGCAAAATTTCGCCAAAACAGGCTGAATTTGAGAAACTTTGTAATCTTTTTCAATATGATTGCCTAGATTTGAGCGAATTTAAAAATTTGAGCGAACAAACCTGCAACGAGCTTTTTGAATTTTTAAAAAAATGCGAAAATTTAGGTTTGGCAGAGCTTTTTTGCGGCAAATTTAGACTAAATTTAAACGGAGTTTTTTGGGGAAACAATATCGCAGTAAATTGCGCAAATATCATTAAAAAGGAGTTTATAAAATGA
- a CDS encoding flavodoxin family protein, which yields MSKKIIIYSSLTGNTAKVANAIAEEIGCESVSFSEFKGNLDEFDFIGIGFFVDKGGADTKFTKFYKENIKNKKIGVFMTLGAEPKSEHAKKSLQKVEDELMENGCEVLCDFACQGAIDPKLIEMMRKMAEKGNSPHPITPEREARWANAASHPDEADLANAKKAFEKIKNL from the coding sequence ATGAGTAAAAAAATTATTATTTATTCATCACTTACGGGAAACACGGCAAAAGTTGCAAACGCAATCGCAGAAGAAATCGGTTGCGAGAGTGTGAGTTTTAGCGAATTTAAGGGAAATTTGGACGAATTTGATTTTATCGGCATTGGTTTTTTTGTCGATAAAGGCGGAGCAGATACAAAATTTACTAAATTTTACAAAGAAAATATCAAAAACAAAAAAATCGGCGTTTTTATGACTTTGGGGGCAGAACCCAAGAGCGAACACGCTAAAAAATCTTTGCAAAAAGTAGAAGACGAGCTTATGGAAAACGGTTGCGAAGTCCTTTGTGATTTTGCGTGTCAAGGTGCGATTGATCCAAAACTAATTGAGATGATGAGAAAAATGGCAGAAAAAGGAAATTCGCCCCACCCCATAACTCCCGAGCGCGAAGCAAGGTGGGCAAATGCGGCTTCTCACCCTGATGAAGCCGATTTAGCCAACGCAAAAAAGGCATTTGAAAAGATAAAAAATTTATAA
- a CDS encoding HIT family protein — MIYEDNLIFIEPETAEIPWIKIFTKTEFKELSDCDEATQKRLFETILECEKTMRSFYNPDKINIASFANYVPRVHFHIQARFKNDSFFPESMWGKKQRNADLNLPNFNEFCEILNANLKKKFV; from the coding sequence ATGATTTACGAAGATAATTTGATTTTTATCGAGCCTGAAACTGCCGAAATTCCATGGATAAAAATCTTTACAAAAACCGAATTCAAAGAGCTAAGTGATTGCGACGAAGCGACGCAAAAACGGCTTTTTGAAACGATTTTAGAGTGCGAAAAAACTATGCGAAGTTTTTATAATCCCGATAAAATCAATATCGCAAGTTTTGCAAACTATGTCCCAAGGGTGCATTTTCATATCCAAGCTCGTTTTAAAAACGATAGTTTTTTCCCTGAGAGCATGTGGGGCAAAAAACAGCGAAATGCAGATCTAAATTTGCCAAATTTTAACGAATTTTGCGAGATTTTAAATGCAAATTTGAAAAAGAAATTTGTTTAA
- a CDS encoding MFS transporter — protein MKNPFLSLKYRNFRIYWVGMNLSLIGSWMQVIALPWLTLIITNDPFKVSLVATLQFAPALLFTLFSGAILDRFNKKAVLAFAQIGMMIIAFIFAFMVFTDSCSFERILIFSFINGVFNSIDAPSRQSMVYDLIDDRENLPNAIALNSVSFNTARILGPSLAGIIMAVFGVGYCFLFNGVSFFAILISLYFIKLKTEQKTQNSEPLHIFKSIKEGFIYVLHKQILSEVLLILLIIATFVPNYNITVSAFVKFVLQGGEKTFGYMMACSGVGAFVGAFFVASFGKFEIKYIRILSVVSVLLLSCIGLVSNFYYACFVLALTGFAFLLTASNINSTLQLNTANEFRGRVMSIYTLVFQGSTPFGALFAGYFTDKFGAKFGFIMCGVVAAILLLVLFNRKRLRRKIKTRLN, from the coding sequence ATGAAAAATCCATTTTTGTCGCTAAAATATCGCAATTTCAGAATTTATTGGGTCGGAATGAATTTATCCTTAATCGGCTCGTGGATGCAGGTCATCGCGCTTCCGTGGCTGACGCTGATTATCACAAATGACCCATTTAAAGTTAGCCTTGTAGCGACCTTGCAGTTTGCACCGGCTTTGCTTTTTACACTTTTTAGCGGTGCGATTTTGGATAGATTTAACAAAAAAGCGGTTTTGGCGTTCGCACAAATCGGTATGATGATAATCGCTTTTATTTTTGCATTTATGGTTTTTACCGATTCTTGTTCGTTTGAGCGAATTCTCATTTTTTCTTTTATCAACGGCGTTTTTAACAGCATTGACGCGCCAAGTCGCCAGTCGATGGTTTATGATCTCATTGACGATAGAGAAAATTTGCCAAATGCGATTGCGCTAAATTCGGTATCTTTTAATACCGCGCGAATTTTAGGACCATCTTTGGCTGGGATTATAATGGCTGTTTTTGGCGTTGGGTATTGTTTTTTATTTAACGGCGTTAGTTTTTTTGCGATTTTAATCTCGCTTTATTTTATCAAGTTAAAAACCGAGCAAAAGACGCAAAATTCGGAGCCTTTGCACATTTTTAAATCGATTAAAGAAGGCTTCATTTATGTTTTACACAAACAAATTTTAAGCGAAGTTTTGCTGATTTTGCTTATTATCGCCACTTTTGTGCCAAATTACAATATCACGGTTTCTGCCTTTGTCAAATTTGTTTTGCAAGGCGGCGAAAAGACATTTGGTTATATGATGGCGTGTTCGGGTGTGGGTGCGTTTGTAGGGGCGTTTTTCGTGGCTAGTTTTGGCAAATTTGAGATAAAATATATAAGAATTTTATCTGTTGTTTCAGTCCTTTTGCTAAGCTGTATCGGGCTTGTTAGCAACTTTTATTATGCCTGTTTTGTTCTGGCTTTAACCGGATTTGCCTTTCTTTTGACAGCCTCAAACATCAACTCGACCTTGCAGCTAAATACGGCAAATGAATTTCGCGGCAGAGTGATGAGTATTTACACGCTTGTTTTTCAAGGAAGCACGCCGTTTGGTGCTTTGTTTGCCGGGTATTTTACCGATAAATTCGGTGCGAAATTTGGTTTTATTATGTGCGGCGTTGTGGCTGCAATTTTACTTTTGGTGCTTTTTAATCGAAAAAGATTAAGAAGAAAAATCAAAACTCGCTTAAATTAA
- a CDS encoding HugZ family heme oxygenase — MEKRAIDHMNADRHDILVKFCKHFSEFKNPQNVKLIAINQNGMEISCDKGVVKVPFLRPANTQGEGYRFAIMEVLKSLNLGDEFEKISSEMVEFIDSFQSVIISSDLGEHCTASYAPFVRVGDKIFVLLSEIAEHFKSIKNAPNKVQILFLQNENEAKTIFARRRVSFNASAEFTPKNDEILAKFEEKFKNESAFEMIKKMSDFHIVKFALGKGRLVNGFGAAFDTDALKVISRVGGKMPHKMEK; from the coding sequence ATGGAAAAACGAGCAATAGACCACATGAACGCAGATCGTCACGATATTTTAGTAAAATTTTGCAAACATTTTAGCGAATTTAAAAATCCACAAAATGTCAAGCTTATAGCAATAAATCAAAACGGCATGGAAATTTCTTGCGATAAAGGCGTAGTAAAAGTGCCATTTTTACGCCCTGCAAACACACAAGGCGAAGGTTACCGCTTTGCGATAATGGAAGTTTTAAAAAGTCTAAATTTAGGCGATGAATTTGAAAAAATAAGCTCGGAAATGGTTGAATTTATCGATAGCTTTCAAAGCGTTATCATTTCTAGCGACCTTGGCGAACACTGCACCGCTTCGTATGCGCCGTTTGTGCGGGTTGGAGATAAAATTTTTGTTTTGCTTTCTGAGATTGCAGAGCATTTTAAATCGATAAAAAATGCGCCAAATAAGGTGCAAATTCTTTTCTTGCAAAATGAAAATGAAGCCAAAACGATTTTTGCAAGGCGTAGAGTTAGTTTTAACGCTAGTGCCGAATTTACCCCAAAAAACGATGAAATTCTAGCTAAATTCGAAGAAAAATTTAAAAACGAAAGCGCATTTGAAATGATTAAAAAAATGAGCGATTTTCATATTGTCAAATTCGCTCTTGGCAAAGGTCGCCTTGTAAATGGCTTTGGCGCTGCGTTCGATACAGACGCCCTAAAAGTCATCTCTCGCGTCGGCGGAAAAATGCCACACAAAATGGAAAAATAA
- a CDS encoding MotA/TolQ/ExbB proton channel family protein, protein MEISFLSLYQNAHIVVKIVIYILTLFSIISWCVFVAKVIGYERLAKSIKKQRQTAKNLKSLSNANFEKNSLGEAFVKEIKSEIDMSMPNLDLDIKERIKNRLEIKTALFVSESKFGSGVLASIGSSAPFIGLFGTVWGVMDSFIGIASQNSASLAVVAPGIAEALFATAIGLAAAIPAVLFYNYIIKKNANLSVKVGEIATLLLITASRDISRAKND, encoded by the coding sequence ATGGAAATTTCATTTTTATCGCTTTATCAAAATGCTCATATAGTCGTTAAAATCGTTATTTATATTTTAACGCTTTTTTCGATTATTTCATGGTGCGTTTTTGTTGCTAAGGTTATTGGCTATGAAAGACTTGCAAAAAGCATAAAAAAACAAAGGCAAACGGCAAAAAACCTAAAAAGCTTATCAAATGCAAATTTTGAAAAAAACAGCCTTGGCGAAGCTTTTGTCAAAGAGATAAAAAGCGAAATCGATATGTCTATGCCGAATTTGGATTTGGATATAAAAGAACGGATCAAAAATCGTTTGGAGATAAAAACGGCGTTATTTGTATCTGAGTCTAAATTTGGAAGCGGAGTTTTAGCTAGTATCGGTTCATCAGCCCCTTTTATAGGGCTTTTTGGCACGGTTTGGGGCGTTATGGATAGTTTTATCGGCATTGCTTCGCAAAATAGCGCTAGTTTAGCCGTCGTAGCTCCCGGAATCGCAGAAGCACTTTTTGCTACTGCCATCGGCTTAGCAGCTGCGATTCCTGCGGTGCTTTTTTATAACTACATCATCAAAAAAAATGCAAATTTGAGTGTCAAAGTGGGTGAAATAGCAACGCTACTTTTAATCACCGCTAGTAGGGATATTTCAAGGGCAAAAAATGATTAA
- a CDS encoding biopolymer transporter ExbD produces MIKVENEVELSDINVTPFIDVMLVLLVIFMVVTPLMTSSVKVELPKATNSKQDIEDKPIILYLNQDDEIIISQKVVNLEQIGENLDELSQNDKEKTIFLQMDKSTNYERLMQIVQSVKQSGYNKIALSMEIKNE; encoded by the coding sequence ATGATTAAGGTAGAAAATGAAGTAGAGCTTAGCGATATAAATGTAACGCCGTTTATCGATGTTATGCTTGTTTTGCTTGTCATTTTTATGGTTGTTACGCCGCTTATGACAAGCTCTGTTAAGGTTGAACTTCCAAAAGCAACAAATTCAAAACAAGACATAGAAGACAAACCGATAATTTTATATCTAAACCAAGACGATGAGATTATCATTTCGCAAAAGGTTGTAAATTTGGAGCAAATCGGCGAAAATTTGGACGAATTATCGCAAAATGATAAAGAAAAAACGATTTTTTTGCAAATGGATAAAAGCACAAATTACGAAAGATTAATGCAAATCGTGCAATCGGTCAAGCAAAGCGGATACAATAAAATCGCACTTTCAATGGAGATTAAAAATGAATAA
- a CDS encoding energy transducer TonB family protein produces MNNTKIWSFSLVLSFLFHSSVFAFFLINKKPNENFLDGINAQIGEFASVNFVANVPVGELKTISEESIEQVVEETPKEIIEEKILAQEDIQSPVEIKKEEIVEEKPKPIKKPKPVKKPAKIAKEKSEQKVQSTASAPVSSQNVGEFKTQVQGNEAKALKASWQGLIKRHINKFKKYPQKARRMRKEGIVTISVSIDKNGNVLSASIKKSSEFADLDEAGLELFKKASPIPAPPSEIIGMNSQMTFNMPINYNLKDR; encoded by the coding sequence ATGAATAATACAAAAATTTGGTCATTTTCTCTGGTGTTGTCGTTTTTGTTTCACAGCAGTGTTTTTGCCTTTTTTTTGATAAATAAAAAGCCAAATGAGAATTTTTTAGACGGCATTAACGCGCAAATCGGCGAATTTGCAAGTGTAAATTTTGTGGCAAATGTGCCTGTGGGTGAGCTAAAAACCATCTCCGAAGAAAGCATAGAGCAAGTCGTTGAAGAGACGCCAAAAGAGATTATAGAAGAAAAAATTTTAGCACAAGAAGATATTCAAAGTCCTGTGGAGATAAAAAAAGAAGAGATTGTAGAAGAAAAGCCAAAACCCATAAAAAAGCCAAAACCCGTGAAAAAACCGGCAAAAATAGCGAAAGAAAAATCCGAGCAAAAAGTTCAAAGCACGGCTAGTGCGCCTGTTTCTAGCCAAAATGTTGGCGAATTTAAAACCCAAGTGCAAGGAAATGAAGCAAAAGCTCTAAAAGCTAGTTGGCAAGGGCTAATAAAAAGACATATAAATAAATTCAAAAAATATCCACAAAAAGCGCGTAGAATGAGAAAAGAAGGCATTGTTACGATAAGCGTAAGTATCGATAAAAACGGAAATGTTTTGAGTGCAAGTATCAAAAAAAGTAGCGAATTTGCCGATTTGGATGAAGCAGGACTTGAACTTTTTAAAAAGGCTTCCCCGATACCTGCACCGCCTAGCGAAATAATCGGTATGAATTCGCAAATGACATTTAATATGCCGATTAATTATAATTTAAAAGATCGTTAA